TGAAGTGCCTCTTGTGTTGGCCTTGAAATAACACACCAGCTGTCAGTGGTACTGTTTCTTGGCAGAGGTAACAATAAGAAAGCATGGTTGTATGTTGCACATGTCCCTGAATTCTTCTGGTATTTAAATAAGAGGGTTGGAATGTCACAAAAGCTGGTTATGTTGTACCCTGCAGTTTTTAGGAGCTTAATGAAagagtttttttcctaatggTTTACTCTTTATGCTATAATACATGAGAGAGGAAGGATGCAAGATGATAACCTGATAGATTGTTTTCATAAGCTTGAGCTGCACTGTGTGATGGCTTACTGAAGTGGTAATTTACTTTCTGTATTGTGCAGAGGATGCCTTCTCTGGCATGGAGTGGATGGTGGAGAAGATGGATCTGAAGGAATTTGATTTTGATGCCCTGTTAGGTATGGAACATCTGGAAGCCACCGTCTCACCAGACGAGCTGATGGCCACGTTGGAAGACACGTGTGATCTATTTAATGCTACCATCCAGGAATTTCACAACAAAGAACTTCCACTGATGAATAATGTAATCACCCATCTCCCCGAATCCCCCATTGGAGCAGATCCAATGGCCCCGTTGACTTCCCTTTGgtcttttcccctctccccagggTCTCTGACTTCCACTCCAGACCACTCATTTAGTTTAGAACTAGGTAGTGAAGTGGATGTTctggaaggagaaagaaagcgGGAGTACCCCACTGTAGTGGTGGTGATCACCAAGTCTGAGAAAGAGGACGAGAACCACTCTGATGATAGTGGAATATGCATGAGCCCAGACTCCTACCTGGGAACCCCCCAACACAGCCCCACCACTTCAGTTGGATCCCCCAATGGCAGCCACTTCCCTGCAGATGCCCCTTGTGGCTCTGTGAGGTCCAAACCATATGATCATCCTGAAGAGAAGGTAGTGTCAGCAAAggtgaaaggagaaaagaaaatagataAGAAACTGAAAAAGATGGAGCAGAATAAGACTGCTGCCACACGTTACCGGCAGAAAAAGAGGGCGGAACAGGAGGCACTGTCTGGGGAGTGCAGAGAGTTGGAGCAGAAGAACCAGGCCCTGAAGGAGAAAGCAGATTCCCTTAGTAAGGAAATTCAGTACTTAAAAGATCTGATAGAAGAGGTCCGCAAGGCCAAGGGCAAAAGAGCTAGAGTCGCCGAGTAGGGTAGTCAGCAGTGTTGTGTGCATGTATATAAGCTTCCTGCTAAAGCTGTGTATTGCTGTCTAATAAATGATTTTGTAGTAAATGTGCAATGATGGTGTGTGATGAGTGGTACCTGTAAAACCAGCATGACTTGAACCACACCTAGGTGTAAACACAAGCACAATAAGCTGGTGTGTGCGGTGAGTGCAGCGTGTCACTTGTGCTGCTTGTTCTGGGTGGTGGGTACAGTGCAAGTGCGCAGAGTGCTTGGCACTGGAGTGTGTGTAATGTTCCAGTTGACCTGTGCCCTCCCTAATTTGCATGTATTCTGAACAAGGGCCTCACACTGAGGTGCCTCAGGGTTTTCAGCAAATTTGTAAGACCATTGAAACAAGTGAGATTGGAGAGTCGATGGAAGACGAAAGGTCAGTAATAGCATGTGGTGGGAGGTGCTTATTTTCAGACTTGGATATTTCTGCGAAGGGAGGGAAAGGGTCCAGGGACAAAGCTGTGAACACCGGTTTAAGAAAGCTTGCTAGGGGACAAGGCCAGAGCAAGCACCGGTGTTCACTGCCCTTGCATTGCAGGTAATCCATGTGCCTGTGGATCTCCCAAGTGCCCAAACCATGAGCAGGAGCTGTCGCCTGGCCCTGTCAAACTGATGTGAACTGGGCCGGGTGGATGGGGTTACTGAAGTGTTCTTACTGATGGGTCACATTCCTGTACCAGTGTGAAAGTGGTGCTTCAGCCAGCCACTGATGACTCAAATTTTAAACTAAAGATAAATTTGCCTTAACCAAGGCTATAGCTGAGTTGGTCCATAAAACTAGTTCATCTCTAGTCCTGAGTCCTGCCTCAGCTGTGCAGGGGAAGGTACTGGTGTGCTGGAGCAGCGCCTCTGTTTGTGTGGGGGGTGTTGGGTGTTAAGGATCTGGGATGTACCATTTTTAACTACTTCATgtgtgctctttttttttttcctttttttttccttttttttttttttttttttggctgctgaTACTCCCATTTAACACTGCTTAATCTCTTTGGCATGTGGACATGCCACTAGTGCggcttcctgagctgctgggctCAGGTGCTGGACATCTGAGCCTGGCTGGCACATATGTGCAGTGCAGTGACATCAGGGCTCCAGTCAGTGCTGGAGTGGGGAGGGAAAAGGTCCTTAAGGAAACTTCGGAGAATGGTTTCTCCATTTGCAGCCTGCTGGGGTTGGAGGTCTCTGACATTCGAGCTCCTTGCCCAAGCCATTAGGTGAGGTGGGATAACAGATGTGTGCTGGGGGCCCTGGTGTGCGAAGGCTACTCCAGCTGATggatggtgctgctggcagcaggagctggctgcTGCCGTGGAGGGCTGAGTGGGCCAGGCCCTCAGTGGCACCTGTCTGTGCTTACAGCTGTGCCTGGGTGCTATTTAAATTACAAGAAGGCTGCCCATCAGGAGTTAGGGCTCATGCCACACTGTAGAGGCAGTGGATAATTAAGACCTTCCCCTTGGTATCATGAGACAATTTGAGCAGTCTCAAACCTTCTGGGTAAGGGCACTGGTGACCATGTCCTGTATGAATGGGATGCACTGCAAACTAGAGACTGCAAGCAGGGACAAGGGACTCTGCTGTGGTTTAGGAAGTAGACTAATGTAATAGGTTTCCTTCAAATCAGCTGCATCAGCCAGGTTGAGGATGGGGATAATTAGAGGCAGAAAGCCCCAAGGTTTTGGTCAAATTTGCACCTGAAGTGACATTGCGCTTGGTCTCAGTTGAGCCACAGAAAAGTGGCTATGAATCTATCAGCTGGTGGCTTCCCTGTGCAGGGGAAAACCCCCCTCTCCTACCACAGGGCAACCACCTCCTCTTCCCTTAGAGCCACAGCAACTTCTGCTTAcacctggcagcagccagggctgagggaaCATCTCCTGTGTTCTGCTGCCTTCACTCAGTTCTCCTAAAGCCTGGAAAAATTGGCAGCACATTTATCCCTTCCCCACCCCGTGGCAGGGCTGTCTGTGAGCCACTTGTGGCTAAAACAAATTTTAGCCACAGTGTCTGAGTGTTTAGCTGCAGTGTCTGAGCTGGCCAGTAAGTACATGATTCTGGTTTCTACAGCCCTGCAGAGGGTATGCAGGTCCAATTTACCAAATTACACTCACCCCAGGGAAAGCAGATCAGAGCTGGAACAGGTGAGAGGGAATGCATGATGCATCCATGCTGccttgctctctgcagctgttaGTGTGCTTTACAGAACTCCTTGCAGGGGAGTCAGAAACCTGCCCTTAAAGAGCAGTCAGCACTGTCAGTGCTTGCTGAGGCTCTGAGCTTGTGGCTTTGCAGAGGCAGCCCATATGGCAATCTCCTGCAATGCCTGCTGAAATGACGCTGTTTCCATACTTAGTAACTTAGTTAAGATTTTACAGGGGCTGGAGATCAGGGCTGATTCTTCATCTGCATTTTTTATCCAGACTTTTCCTCCAGGCTTCAGTTAGGCACAGCAAGCATCACGCTGCTtggctctgcagcccagcagcttgtccagcctgcagcaggagtcAAGGAGCACCCAGGACACTGTCACAAACTCCAGCCCACAAGGGTAAAAAGTCTGATAGCTTCCTGCCTATTAATTgcctttatatttttcaaactgcaggacctctcctttttctcacaGCCTCACAGAACAAATGTGCTTCAACTGATGCCTTGCAGCTTGCCTAAAGCATGATAGATACTGTGTCCAGAATTAGATTGTAGTGCATGAAATGTGGGCTTTACTACCCCTGGAGGAGCCTAGTTCTTCTGCATCCTTGGAAACAGCAGCATTCCCCCAGTCTGCATTATATAAAAGCTGTTTGAATCTGAAGCTGGCATAGCTGATGGCATTCTTCTCAgttattttttctctgaattaaGGGCAGTGAAGTAGACTTCACATGTACAGCGTGTATGACCCTCAGGCTCCAATCCCTCAGCCAATTTTGTGCTTCATGGTAAACAGGAGTCCAATATTCCCCCACATAACCAAACAACCTCTTACAGTTCACTGCTCGCAAAGCCCCTTCCCTCAAGCTTGTTTCTGCTGCTATAATATCTATAACTACCTTCCTCTTCACCCTGCCTTTAGGGAGATCCAGGTGCATGCCCTTCTCTTTCAAAAGGCAAAGAGGAGACCATCACTGCAGACAACTTCTTCACATACGTGTGTGGAGAATCAGATGCACCTTTGCAGCAAGcttacaaaaataaatccaCAGCTGCAGTGTTGGGGAATGAAGAAAGAATGATGATAAAATCTTTCAAATAGCTTTTGCCCTGGCAGAAAGCCCAGAAATAGCTGCAAGGACAGGCTGTCCTTTGGGAGATTAATGCTCCTCCAGTGCTCCCAAGCTGGACTATAGGAAGAAAATGTGGCTTATTCTGATGCAGTTTCACACAGTGGTAGTCCATTCATAGCCTGTTTTGGGGGGTGGGAAATCTATACATTTTTGGCTAGAAGAAtgccagttttctttatcttccCATAGAGTTAggccttaggaaaaaaaaaaaacaaaacaaaacaaaaaaaaccccaaaaaaaaaaaaaaaaaaccccagaaaggGTCTCTATTGTTCTTCCTGTAGgcataatttccatttttttgcatactaattttttttcagtatggTCCAAGTAGCTTCTGGGGATATCCTACCTTCCTCTGTCCTGCTGTATTCACAGCCTTGCCATGCAGTGCTGCACATAAACTCTTGTTATACTTCATTTCCAGCGCAAAGGCCATCTTGGGATCTTACCATGAGCATCCTTTGCTGGGCCAGAATTGCTCACCTTTGCTGACTTTCTCATTGAAATGCTTCAGGCCCTGTGAATTAACAGAAAATTCAGTCCCCTGACCGAGGCAATACTATTTTGGCTGCTCAGGTGTCCCAGGTATGCAGCCTTTGCATTATTTTCAGTGCACTCATGCATTGTCAGAAGTGAATGAAGTCACCAAATGCAGGAAGCTGGCTGCACCCACAAGCTCCAGTTTCCCTATTACAGAGGTGCATGCTCTCCAAGTGAGCACTTCTCATTTCTCCTTCAGCTactctcttcctctcttttgcACGCACACACCCTTTTAAGGAATGGCAGGAGCGAGTTCCAGGCACAGCAGATGTGTCAGCTGAATTTATATAGGGCAGAGAATCTCCTAGTCCTGAAACTCCTCTGCATCTCCATTGCAGTGTGCAGGCAGGTAGAAAAAGAGTCCTGGTCTTTGCCTCCCATTAAAGGAGATAAATGATCTTGCTGGCATGCAAacactgcagctcaggacaGACCAGCTTGGCTATGTTACTGCTTAGCCCTGCCAACAGcttatttcttcagaaaaatgtgtgtgtaACCCTCTAGACAGCTGCAGAGCAACCTTCATGCTTTTTGtgtcccccacccccaccagTTAGTGGTTGGCTCTGTTAATCCTATTTAACATAACTACAGAGAGACATGCAAACCTTTAATCCCTCTCCAACCTACCACCCTTCAGTCTGCCTTGGCTGGAGTTCCACATTTTGAGCTGTAAGCAGACAGTAGGCAGTCTGCCTTCTTTCACACTCCTCATTTTGACTTGAATTGGTGGGTCTTCAGGTCTCAAAATAAGGAACTTCCTTTCACTCTAACTTTTCTGAGTTATTCACGGCCCTGCTGCTGTGCACCCTTTTTACAATCACCAGTCCCCTTCCTGAGGCATTCAGGAGCCTGTAAGTGCTGTAGGTGCTGATGCTGTGTTGATCATCAACAAGACTGAAATGTAAGGCAgtcatggaaaaaaaccccagagcaTAAGATTGGCTAAGGTTTTTAGGACCCTTCCCCTACCCCTTGATTTTCCCCTACAGCTTTTTCGGTGTTTTCAATCTCATTTGCCTGAGCAAGTTCACTGGCAGCCAGGTTTGTTACTGCTATGTCATTTCAGAGGCAAGAAGTTGGTGTCCTGaacaaatgtgttttcttgGTTTATATTTGCAGTCCTCTCCTCTCTGACACACACATAGTGCTGGTAGTTGTTGTTGCTTTCTGTGGCAAGGAAGTGGAGACTTGCTGATACAGCAGAGGCTGTATGGGCTTACATTAGTTTGTACCCACTGGaacaaatttcctttttttgctttccattcACATAACAAGGGAGCAATAGGCCATTAAGAGGCTTGATGAATCTTATTCACAGTAAGCTAGCTCAAGGCTGAGCATCTGGGAACTATTCTAAACAGTTTCCCTGGAAAGGTTCTACACTAATAACACTCCAGCGCTTTTATTGCGTTCGTATTAAagctgctgctactgctgccCATTCTGCCTCCCTGCTGCGTGTGGGTGCAGATGCCCTGTAAGACGGCACCCTCACCATTCCTTAGCTCAGCTACCTCTATTTTCTGCTGCAGGATGCTCAGCTGGTGTcgcagagctgggaagggagccAGCAGCCCGATGAGCTCAGCGAGCACATGGCGTTGGCCTGGCAGCAGTGGGACGCGTCCCTGCGCCGCCGCTCACAGATGTGCGGGAAAGAAATGCTGTCCAGCAGGTCCAAAGGTTGCTGTGGCCTGCAGCCCGTCAACTTCCAGCATGGGAAACAGGTTGGAGACCAACTAGGAAAAGCAGCtatggcagctgctgcttctctaaCCCCTTCTTGTCTCTCCCATCGGGCAGAGAAGTCTGGCTGCAAAGAGCCAagattacagaatcacagaatgttttgggttggaagggacctttgagAACATCCCATTCAACCCccctgccagggacaccttccttcGAAGGTTGCTCGAAGCCCCATCCTGCCAGGCCTCACTTACAGGGATAGGGCGGTTGCTTCAAGATAGCCACCtcctggggtcccagcacatcCTCTGGGCGTGGCTAGACAGACAGCTGGAGTATGAGAAGGTGCCTGGCTTCAGCTTAACACTAGGCACATGCAACAGGCTGGTACCCGTTCTTCCCTCTCCTTTGAAGACATTCCCCTCATGGGGCACCACCGGACCTTACCTACCCAGTATTCAGGTGGCACTGCTCTTCTTTCCTAGGAGCTCACACCCTGCCAGAGAGGGGGAAAGTCAAGGTTGCTGCTGTTAGATCTTCGCCCTTGCAGATAGTATCTCTAGAGCCACCATTCacttctgcttctttttcttcctcccacaaaataaagtttaatttatttaagGATACTATTGACTCTACAATCAAGTTTAGTTTCAAATGGCAAAATTCAGTCTGTCAGGTAGCTTTACTCTCCTTGACAACATAATGCTTCAAGAAGTATGTTGATTACTTGTGTTGGCCCCAATAGTCTTTCCAGCCAGTAATAAGAGCTG
This portion of the Anomalospiza imberbis isolate Cuckoo-Finch-1a 21T00152 chromosome 5, ASM3175350v1, whole genome shotgun sequence genome encodes:
- the ATF4 gene encoding cyclic AMP-dependent transcription factor ATF-4, which translates into the protein MSFLNNEMLLGDSISPFSQPCSVAEESLGLLDDYLEVAEPLGSHGFSSGKAKAVSSNWLAVDSLGNTIDSSQEDAFSGMEWMVEKMDLKEFDFDALLGMEHLEATVSPDELMATLEDTCDLFNATIQEFHNKELPLMNNVITHLPESPIGADPMAPLTSLWSFPLSPGSLTSTPDHSFSLELGSEVDVLEGERKREYPTVVVVITKSEKEDENHSDDSGICMSPDSYLGTPQHSPTTSVGSPNGSHFPADAPCGSVRSKPYDHPEEKVVSAKVKGEKKIDKKLKKMEQNKTAATRYRQKKRAEQEALSGECRELEQKNQALKEKADSLSKEIQYLKDLIEEVRKAKGKRARVAE